The Sinorhizobium fredii USDA 257 region TCGAAGATTGAGCGGAAAACGCGCCAGACCCCCGAGAGAGACCAAACACCGTTCTACTTGAGAAAGCCGCGCAATTTTATGTTGTGGCAAATGAAAAATCTGATTTACTGCCACTTCGCTGCTTGGCTTTACAGGGGGATATTGCCGATGGGGTGGATGCGCAGGGATATTGTGCTTGGTGGTTTAGCGTCACTTGGCACCGTGGTGGTCCAGAAACCCACATTCGCAGCGGCGTCTTCCTATTTTTCCGGCACCGCCGTCGACAATGGCGTAACGTTCCGAAGCACCAACTTTGCCAAGATAGATAAGAAGTGGCGCCGCCAGGTTGTCAAATACTTCAGCAGCGAGCCGATTGGCACCATCGTTGTCGATACCAGGCACCATTTTCTCTACCTGATCATGGAAAACAAGACTGCCATCCGCTATGGCGTCGGTGTCGGGCGCGAGGGCTTCAAATGGTATGGCCGCGCCACGATCGACCAGAAATCGCTCTGGCCACGCTGGACGCCACCGCCGGAGATGCGTGAGCGCCACCCGGAACTGCCTGAATCGGTCGCGGGAGGTTCGCCAAAGAACCCGCTTGGCCCGCGCGCCATGTACCTGCTTCGCGATGGTGTCGATACCGGCTATCGCTTACACGGTACGCTGGAGCCGGGCAGCATCGGTAAGGATGCCTCCAGCGGTTGCATCCGCATGTTCAACGAAGATGCAATCGACCTTTATCAGCGTTGCCCCATCGGCACCGCGGTGCAAGTACTGCCGCACATCGCCGACCAGGCTGAAAGTGCCGCTCAGGTCAGCCAAGCAACCTCGGTTAAATGAGGAATATCACCCTGATGTCTGCTTTGACCGGATATACGCGGCTGCTTGCCGCCGCGGCCATGCTCCTGACGCTCGCCGCCTGCAACACCACTGAAATCGCCGCTTTGGAAGAGCCGGGCGCGGCGCCGATGACCGGACATACCAACGATCCTGCGCCCGGTTTCGAAAATGTCGTGGCCGGCAGCGAAGAGGACTTCATCCTGAATGTGGGCCGACGGACCTACTTCACTAAGGACTCGGCCACGCTCGATTCGGTCGCCATGGCAACATTGGATAAGCAGGCCATTTGGCTCAACAGCAACCCGCGTTGGCTGATCAAGCTGCAGGGATTTGCCGACGATTCCGGGTCCGCGTCAGACATGGCAACGCTGTCGCAGAAACGCGCCGATGCGGCAATGGCCTATCTCGTCTCGAAGGGCGTGGACGCCAACCGCATGTGGGCCAAGGGTTACGGCAACGACCGCGAGGTCCGTGATTGCACGGACCGCTCCTGCATGGTGCAGAACCGGCGCGTCGTCTCCAACCTGCGCACCGAGTCCGACTCACTCTGATCGCAGGTTGCCTTGCGGATAGATCTATCTTGCCTCGCATCAAACCCCGTCAGCGAAATGCGTGCAAATGCATGTCGATAGCGGGTTAACCGCCGCCTGTCCGCTAAGGCCCATTTGAGACCTTCAGCGCCTTCACCGCAGATGTCCGCATTGGTCGATCCTTCCGGTTCCCATGCCGCGTCAAGGGAGGGTGGAAGAAGGTCATTCGTCTCGCTCACCGGAATGAGCAGGGTGCGCCAATTGCGGTCATTGCAAGAGGAGGGGCACGCTGGACGAAGAAGATCGAAAAGCTCCGTCCCGAGCCAGTTTTCCGAAGCGACATTCATCCGACGTGCCAATGGGCCACTATTGGGCGGTGTAGCCACCATCGACCGGCAAGGCATGTCCGACGATGAAGCTCGCCGCGTCGCTGCAAAGCCAGAGAACGGCGTCGGCGATCTCCTCAGCTTTGCCAAGCCTGCCGATGGGAACGACCTGCATCAATGCATCCATCGCTTCCGGCTGGGTCTCGAGCATTCCGGTCACCATCGGCGTCTCTATGATGCCTGGGCAGACCGCGTTGACCCGTATTCCCTTGGCGGCGTATTCGAGCCCGGCACTCTTGGTCAAACCGACTACGCCATGTTTCGAGGCATGGTAGATGCCGCGTTCCCCGATGCCGACCAAGCCGCCGAGCGAGGAGTTGTTCACAATTGCTCCGGAACCCTGCTTGCGCATCTGCAGCAGCTCGTACTTCATGCAGTCCAAACGCCGCGCAGGTTGACGCCCATGACGAAGTCGTAATCCTTGGGGTCCGCGTCGGCGGTCTCGGCGACGGGGCTTTGGACTCCGGCGTTGTTGAAAGCGGCGTCGAGCCGGCCAAACTCCGAGACCGTCTTCTCGACCATGGCAGCAACGTGCTCCATGTCGGCGACGTCGCACTGGATCGCGATCGCGCGATGCCCGGCGGAAGTCAGGTTGTCCGCCGCGGCGCGCGCCGCGGTCTCATTGACGTCGGCCAGAGCGACCGCCGCGCCGGCTTTCGCGAAGGCGTTCGCGGTCACCAGACCCATGCCGGACGCGGCACCCGTGACGAGAGCGACTTTATTTTTGAAAGAGATGTTCATGGCATTCACTCGTTGTTGCGTTGGAGAGTTTGTAATGTCGTCCGCTAGAGCTTGGGCGACAGCTTGATGAGATGATCGTCCGATGGACCTTCACCTCGTGGCGATCGGTTCGTCGTGATGGCGTAGAGGTCGTCGCCGACGGAGAGCACGTCCCTAAACCGATCGCCGGACGCATCGATCGGCTTTAGATCGTTTCGGTCGCTCGTCGAGAGAAGCTCGTCCCCTCTGAATGCGATACCCGAGGGTGCCCAGGTGTCGTTGTCGGAATGAAGGTGTGCGGTCTCCATTCCCTCTTGTCGGTCGTCGCCGTCGATCAGCGTCCAGCCGAAGTTCAGGCCCGGCTGGAACGCCGACTGCCTACTAGGCTGGGAGGTGCCGGTCGAAAAAGGACTCAAGCTTGTCCCAGGGGATGAGGTCGGCCTTATCGTAAAGGTCAACGTGACCCGCGCCCGGAACGATGAATAGCTCCTTCGGCCCGGCCGCCTTCGCAATCGCCTGCTCGCTGAAGAAACGCGAATGGGCATTCGCGCCTGCGATCAGTAATACGGGCCGGGGCGAGACCATGTCGAGATGGTCGAACGGCCGGAAGTGCAGGTAAGAAGGGTCTCCGGAAATGGTCATCGCGGTTGTCGCGCGCGGATGAGCGCCACGGGGCGTCCGGTAGTAGTCGAAGAACTCCCGCGTGATCGCATCCGTCTCAGGCGTCAAGGTTTCAGGCAACGCGCCATATTGCTTCTGTGCGCCTGCGGCCTCTGCCCAGCGCTGCTCGCCCATTATGGTGAGCATGTCGATCCGGGCGTCGGCCTTCATTTCTTCGCCCTTCCATGCCCATTTCGCGCCGCCCATGTCGTACATGCTCACCGTTGCGACCGCCTTCATGCGAGGATCGATCTGTGCGGCGGCAAGTGCGAAAGCGCCACTTGCGCAAACGCCGATGATGCCGATGCGATTCCGGTCGACACGCGGGTCAAGACCAAGGAAGTCGACGCCTGCGCTGAAGTCTTCGACAACGGCCTCCGGCGAGGAGATGAAGTGAGGCTGGCCTCCGCTTTCGCCATTGTACGAGGCATCGTGTGCGATGGTGATGAAGCCGCGTTCCGCCATCGTCTGGGCGTAGAACCCGGAAGTCTGCTCTTTAACACCGCCATAGGGATGGCCGACTATCAGCGCGGGATGGCGTTGCGAGGCATTGATGTTCTTCGGGACATACATGTCCGCAACGAGATTGATGCCGAGGCGGTTAACGTACGATACCTTCTGATGCTGCACGCGATCGCTTTGCGCGAAGGTCTTGTCCCACGTTCCGGCATATTGTGCGAACGCGGGGCTGCCCGCGAGCGACATTACGCCTGCAGCGGCAGCGCCGGCCCCTGTCAGTTTCAGAAGATCGCGCCGACCAATACCGATCGTTTCCTGTCCGTCGGTTGATCCAATGGGTCCATTTTCCATAGCCATTCTCCGTTGCCGTCTGATTGGTTCCAGGAGGAATATAGGCCGCCTGGACCTGACTGATTATCGTCTGCGATCTGCAAGCGCTTATGTACCGTGCGCATAATTCGATGACATGGAGACGCCACCCTCCGTGGCTTTGAAAGCATCGCGAACGTGCAGAAAATACGCTGGTTCACGTGCTTAACGACCGTCCATAATGCATCCTCGGCAACCTCAATTCGGATCAATTTATTCTTGAGGAGCAATAATCGGTAATGATGTTGCGCGTTGCAGCCAGTATGTTTCGACGATCACGTGGATAGGAGCGGATGGATGCTGCGTGCGAACGTAAACGACCTGTTGGCTTTCATCGTCGTGGCGCGGGAACGCAGCTTCACGAAAGCCGCCGCGCAGTTGGGTATGTCGCAATCGGGTCTCAGCCATACGATTCGGGCACTCGAGGCTCGTCTTGGGCTTCGATTACTGACTCGCACCACGCGCAGCGTGTCGCCCACGGCCGAAGGCGAGCGACTTTTGAACGTGATCGCTCCCCGGTTCGAGGAGATCGAAGACGAACTCTTTTCAATCACCGAGCTGGGAGAGAAGCCCGCAGGCACGCTCCGGATCACCGCCGAAGACTACGCGATTGACACGGTTCTCTGGCCGAAGCTCGAGAAAGTCCTGCGTCGATATCCCGACATCAAGGTCGAGTTGATCGTCGACTACGGACTGACGGACATCGTCGCCGAGCGGTTCGACGCGGGCGTTCGACTTGGGGAGATCGTGTCGCAAGGCATGATCTCTGTCAGCATCAGCCCCTATCAACGGATGATCGTTGTTGTCAGCCCGGTCTACGTCGAGGAGCGGGGCATTCCGATGAAGCCTCAGGAGCTGACGTCGCATAAATGCATTAACCTCAGACTGCCTACGCATGGCGGAACCTACGCCTGGGAATTCGAAAAGGATGGCGAAGAGTTAAGAGTCCGGGTGGACGGCCAGATCACCTGCAACGGCATCAGGCAGATTTTGAACGCCGCGGTCGATGGCTACGGTTTCGGGTTTGTGCCTGACGGCTTGG contains the following coding sequences:
- a CDS encoding OmpA family protein, producing the protein MRNITLMSALTGYTRLLAAAAMLLTLAACNTTEIAALEEPGAAPMTGHTNDPAPGFENVVAGSEEDFILNVGRRTYFTKDSATLDSVAMATLDKQAIWLNSNPRWLIKLQGFADDSGSASDMATLSQKRADAAMAYLVSKGVDANRMWAKGYGNDREVRDCTDRSCMVQNRRVVSNLRTESDSL
- a CDS encoding L,D-transpeptidase is translated as MGWMRRDIVLGGLASLGTVVVQKPTFAAASSYFSGTAVDNGVTFRSTNFAKIDKKWRRQVVKYFSSEPIGTIVVDTRHHFLYLIMENKTAIRYGVGVGREGFKWYGRATIDQKSLWPRWTPPPEMRERHPELPESVAGGSPKNPLGPRAMYLLRDGVDTGYRLHGTLEPGSIGKDASSGCIRMFNEDAIDLYQRCPIGTAVQVLPHIADQAESAAQVSQATSVK
- a CDS encoding LysR family transcriptional regulator, coding for MLRANVNDLLAFIVVARERSFTKAAAQLGMSQSGLSHTIRALEARLGLRLLTRTTRSVSPTAEGERLLNVIAPRFEEIEDELFSITELGEKPAGTLRITAEDYAIDTVLWPKLEKVLRRYPDIKVELIVDYGLTDIVAERFDAGVRLGEIVSQGMISVSISPYQRMIVVVSPVYVEERGIPMKPQELTSHKCINLRLPTHGGTYAWEFEKDGEELRVRVDGQITCNGIRQILNAAVDGYGFGFVPDGLAKSDIEAGRLVQVLADWCPSYPGYHLYYPSRRQPSAAFKVVLDALRQKS
- a CDS encoding alpha/beta hydrolase, which translates into the protein MENGPIGSTDGQETIGIGRRDLLKLTGAGAAAAGVMSLAGSPAFAQYAGTWDKTFAQSDRVQHQKVSYVNRLGINLVADMYVPKNINASQRHPALIVGHPYGGVKEQTSGFYAQTMAERGFITIAHDASYNGESGGQPHFISSPEAVVEDFSAGVDFLGLDPRVDRNRIGIIGVCASGAFALAAAQIDPRMKAVATVSMYDMGGAKWAWKGEEMKADARIDMLTIMGEQRWAEAAGAQKQYGALPETLTPETDAITREFFDYYRTPRGAHPRATTAMTISGDPSYLHFRPFDHLDMVSPRPVLLIAGANAHSRFFSEQAIAKAAGPKELFIVPGAGHVDLYDKADLIPWDKLESFFDRHLPA